From Pseudomonadota bacterium, a single genomic window includes:
- a CDS encoding MoxR family ATPase, whose amino-acid sequence MSEAPPIVSDRAQQTVVIDGVTLHLTHPDELPIRWVGQEDLMTQLLATWTVVDPRDVPLNPRLVGKPGVGKTTLAYAAARRLGRDVYLFQATMDTRPEDLIIAPVVASSQEIKYVASPICTAMIRGGVVILDEGNRMSEKAWASLAPLLDHRRYVESVVAGIKVKAHPDFRFVATMNDDASTFELPEYIHSRLQPQLFIDFPERDEELHVLRENLPFLEQAVLEYVAAFLQRAHRADEPFTVRDGINVARYAAKIAGAGITPDTAVLRTAVKQILGDDALVYVV is encoded by the coding sequence ATGAGCGAAGCACCTCCCATTGTTTCCGACCGCGCCCAGCAGACCGTCGTCATCGACGGTGTCACGCTCCACCTCACGCATCCGGATGAGCTGCCCATCCGCTGGGTCGGTCAGGAAGACCTCATGACCCAGCTGCTCGCCACTTGGACGGTGGTCGACCCGCGTGACGTGCCGCTGAACCCCCGTCTCGTGGGCAAGCCAGGCGTGGGCAAGACCACGCTCGCCTACGCCGCCGCCCGCCGTCTCGGACGTGACGTCTATCTCTTCCAGGCCACCATGGACACGCGCCCCGAAGACCTCATCATCGCGCCGGTCGTGGCGTCGAGCCAGGAGATCAAGTACGTGGCCAGCCCTATCTGCACGGCCATGATCCGAGGGGGCGTGGTTATCCTCGATGAGGGGAACCGCATGTCGGAGAAGGCCTGGGCCTCGTTGGCTCCGCTGCTCGACCACCGTCGGTACGTCGAGTCGGTGGTGGCGGGCATCAAGGTGAAGGCGCACCCGGACTTCCGCTTCGTGGCGACGATGAACGATGACGCCAGCACCTTCGAGCTGCCTGAGTACATCCACTCCCGGCTGCAACCGCAGCTCTTCATCGACTTCCCCGAGCGCGACGAGGAGCTGCACGTTCTGCGCGAGAACCTGCCGTTCCTCGAGCAGGCGGTGCTCGAGTACGTTGCGGCCTTCCTGCAGCGGGCCCATCGTGCTGATGAGCCGTTCACCGTGCGCGACGGCATCAACGTGGCCCGCTACGCCGCCAAGATCGCGGGCGCGGGGATCACGCCGGACACGGCCGTGCTGC